In Proteus vulgaris, one DNA window encodes the following:
- the gcvT gene encoding glycine cleavage system aminomethyltransferase GcvT, translating to MAKQTPLYDEHVACGARMVDFHGWMMPLHYGSQIDEHHNVRSDAGMFDVSHMTIVDLHGSQVKDFLRYLLANDVAKLTEKGKALYTGMLNASGGVIDDLIVYYFDDSFYRLVVNSATREKDLAWIEQHASDYVVDITVRDDLALIAVQGPHAQEKAQRLLTEQQRQVVSAMKPFYGVELDDIFIATTGYTGEAGYEIAMPKEQAVDFWKKLLAVGVKPAGLGARDTLRLEAGMNLYSQEMDETINPLEANMGWTIAWAPEDRQFIGREALEKLRATGTDKLVGLVMREKGVLRAGTAVHFTDDLGELREGVITSGTFSPTLGFSIALARVPAGIKDSAIVLMRNREMPVEVVKPGFVRSGKALV from the coding sequence ATGGCAAAACAGACTCCGTTGTATGATGAGCACGTAGCCTGCGGTGCTCGTATGGTCGATTTTCATGGTTGGATGATGCCGTTGCATTATGGCTCTCAAATAGATGAACATCACAATGTACGCAGTGATGCAGGTATGTTTGATGTTTCTCATATGACCATTGTTGATTTACATGGCTCGCAAGTTAAAGATTTCCTACGTTATTTATTAGCGAATGATGTTGCTAAACTCACCGAAAAAGGTAAGGCGCTTTATACCGGAATGCTTAATGCATCAGGTGGTGTAATTGATGATCTTATCGTCTATTACTTTGATGATTCTTTCTATCGCCTTGTGGTGAACTCCGCGACTCGTGAAAAAGATCTGGCATGGATTGAACAACATGCTTCAGATTACGTGGTTGATATTACTGTTCGTGATGATTTGGCATTAATCGCTGTTCAAGGCCCTCACGCACAAGAAAAAGCTCAACGATTATTAACTGAACAGCAACGCCAAGTTGTTTCAGCTATGAAGCCTTTTTATGGTGTAGAGCTTGATGACATATTTATCGCAACAACAGGCTATACCGGTGAAGCGGGTTATGAAATTGCGATGCCAAAAGAGCAAGCAGTCGATTTCTGGAAAAAATTATTAGCGGTGGGTGTTAAACCTGCCGGATTAGGTGCAAGAGATACATTACGCTTAGAAGCTGGAATGAATCTTTATAGCCAAGAGATGGATGAAACTATTAATCCGCTTGAAGCTAATATGGGGTGGACGATTGCGTGGGCACCTGAAGATCGTCAATTTATTGGTCGAGAAGCATTAGAAAAATTACGCGCAACAGGCACAGATAAACTTGTCGGCCTTGTTATGCGAGAGAAAGGTGTGTTACGTGCAGGTACTGCCGTACACTTTACTGATGATTTGGGTGAATTAAGAGAAGGTGTGATTACAAGTGGTACTTTCTCGCCCACATTAGGCTTTAGTATTGCATTAGCAAGAGTTCCCGCAGGTATTAAAGATAGCGCAATTGTATTAATGCGTAATCGTGAAATGCCAGTAGAAGTTGTTAAACCTGGTTTTGTTCGTTCAGGTAAAGCATTGGTATAA